The sequence below is a genomic window from Lolium perenne isolate Kyuss_39 chromosome 4, Kyuss_2.0, whole genome shotgun sequence.
TCAGCGTTTGTTACAAGTTTTTTTTCGGCTTTTTCGATGTTACGTAAGTGCTTCTAAAATGTACCAAACTCGTATGAATTTTGTTGTAAAAGTGGACATGGGATGTTGTAATGTTTTATGTGTGTTTGCTACAAGTTGTGTTTTTCTCAGATTTTTCGATCATgtctacatgctcttaaaaatggtgCAACACATGATTTTGTGTTGTTGTAATCACTTATAAGTTTTGTTCAAATAGTTTGTGTTTTTAAATTTGTGACAAATTGTAAGAATGGTTTTTTGTTGTAATTGCTAAACAAAATTGTGAAGATAACTGGTAATTTTTGTTGTAAATCAATTTGTAAGAAAAAAAATGTTTAATGGTTTTTTACTGCACAATTTATCGATAATTTTATGTTAATTTTCTATTTCCCAATCCATATGTGCAAATCTAAATAGGATATCACCTCTTTTATGTGTAGCTTGTGTGTGTAACAATAGCAGTTGTACCTTTAATGCACGAAGTTAGAAAAGTCAGAGTGTGCATAGAGCTACCACAGTACCACGTGATGAGACTCCACCTTTTTTGGCCAGCGGGTCTCCATGCAAGCAGCACCAAGAATGCGACGTGACGTATCTTGCCTGACGCGGTGCAGGAAAGGAGAGCGACGTACGGAGAGAGTTGGATCGCACGATCCTAATCCAACGGAAGCCGGAGCAACCGATGCTGGCGCAAATATCAGCCGACCGACGCCTAGCGCTGGCCAAAAAGACTGAGATTTCTTACGTCTCAGCAAATTCGTCATTTTAATTGCCTTCTCTTTTTTAATGTGTTCAGTACATTCATGTGTTTCAGTTCTCCAAAAAGAGCGTAAATTTCAGCGCACCCCCGAAAGAGTAAATTTCAATGAAACCTATTATCACCAATGCATTGCAAAACATGTACTAGGCTCGGTGAAATAGAGTAGTAAATAAATTCATTAGACTTGACAAAACAGAGTGACAACGGCTGCATTCACACTTGCAACTCTTCATTCCTCTACCTCTTTCTAAGATTTACACTTACATATCTCTATCCAAGGGCACAGCAAGAAGAGGCTCATTCAGAGCTCCAAGAAGGCAAGAAGCACCACTCTAGTAGAATCTACAAATGTTGTTGCTGGGAGGCAATCAAGGAATAGACAGGCAAGCAGCAGGATGAAAAGGATATGAAGTGCAAACAACATTCACAAAATGACCCTGGAAGATATGAAGTGCTTGAAATGAATTCATGGGTGTTGCCCCGATCTGTGTTTGAACAGCTCTGTGTTGCCCTTATGTGTGTCACAGTTATTTTCTGATGAACTGTGTGTGTTGAATTTAGTTCTTGAAACGTGGAGGCAAAGATTTGCCTCCATTCATTAAATAAGGAGTGTCATAACATGACAAGTCAGAAAGTTCAAGAATAAAAAAAATGAACATATTTGGTACCACAACTTGCAGCTAAATTGCATTTTAGTCCCACTTGTTGCAAAGTGGAAACCGGTGGTACCACAACTTGTATAAAGTGAACAAATTTGGTTCAAACAGTCTGAATCCACGTAGGTTGCGTACTTGATTTTTTTTGCAGTGAAGTCCAGAAAATAACGAGTAATACGATTCAGCATTGCTTCATGCGCTGGGATGAGTTTTTTTTATAGAAAGGCACATCGTACTCCTATATTTCAGTTATTCTCCTCTCCTTTGTCTTACCTTTTGGGCAAGAATAGAAACAGAGGCAATTTCGACGAGGTGGCGGAGATGAGGCAGTGGCAGCGGTTAGTTGCGGCGACGACGGATCCCAACGATaatcggaaggtggattattagtcatatacgtagttggattacggcatatgtattatgttgtaatgcccaatcaaatctcatagtaatcatcttgtcatgtatggtcgatattctgtcaattgcccagctgtaatttgttcacccaacatgctatttatctttatggagaaacacctctagtgaactgtggactccggtcttttcctttacactgataaattgaaCCACTACAATCCTGATCTGTTACTTACTACTTACTGCAAAGCTTTGTTCTCTTtatttactgcaaacatctccttccactcgatacatttgatcatttgtgttcagcaaaccggtgagattgacaacctcactgtaagttggggtaaagtaatttggttgtgttcaggttccatgttgttgctgccgctagtagtgcgccctgccactagtcagctcgcatcaccttcagaagtcacgcatttctcctactagtcgattaaaccttggtttggtactgagggaaaatttgctgttgtgctcatcacaccttcctcttagggtttcCCAATCGTTTCCACAACAACGCTCAGCAAGATTGTCTGGcaccatcaccggagcaccatcagcGCCTCGTGCACGGTCCAGTCCTCCACATGGTCGATGTGGATGAGGGAATCATAGCACAGGCACTCCGGTGGCGGCGTCACCTCCCTGCGCAGCGGCAAGTAGCCGTTCATTTCCACGATGCGGCCGACATCCTGCGAAAGACAGAGAAACCGTGATGCCCTGGGATGCAGTCAATGTTGCGACACCACACCCAGCAGCTGAAGAGCTCAGTGTTCTCCTGCGAGTAGGTGCGGCTGTCGAGGCGGTCGATGAGGACATGGTTGCCCATCACCTCCTCCGCTCCCTCTCTCGACCACATGTGCATCGGCATCCTCTCGATGCAGACACGAACGTGCAGGTTGTAGGTCAGGTGGACGGCATGGTCGGACTCACGCCAAACCTAGAGCATGAAGGTGGAGCCGTCGACATGCAGGCGGCCGAGGGCGATGGCGCGGTCGCGGTGTGACGGGATGTCGAAGAGGACGAGGAAAGCCTTCGGGTGGTGGCGGGTGACCCACAGCTGGTGTGGCGGCAGGCGGAGCTCCTTCTCCAGCGCCTGCCCCACTAGGTGAGGTTTGGCACAGTGACGCGCCTCCGTTGCCGTTTGCGAGGACACCACGGCTACGCAGGTTGAagatctgatgttccatgctgcgGGAGGCGATGATGATTGAGTGGCTGGAGGTCGGCGTGGAGCGACGAGGACCAGGCTTGGAGGCGATGAGGTGGTCCATGACCGGTGACTGGACAGGGAAGCGGAGCCGCTCGTGCACCGCCCCACGGGATGGAGGAGCCCGTCGCGAGAGTGGACAGTGGATGCCCGCGGTGTGCCCCCAAGCCCAACATTCGATGCACCGGATTGGGTCTCTGCAGGCAGCTCGATAGTGTGTTTTGCTGAGGCAGCGAAGGCAGCGACCTCGGAAGCGCCTTTAAAAGGCCGCGTGGGTAGGGTCGAGCGGAGCACCTGTGCGGCGGAGCGAGGCAGCAGGGATGGGCCGTTGCCTTGTCGGAAGCGGAGGGGAGCGCCCACGCCGGCCACGCCTCGAAAGAACCAACCCCCAATGAGGGAAGTTTtgttcctttgaggcattgaccaAAGGAGCGGCGTCGCAGACCACAATGGATTGAAGGCGTGGTCGAGGTCCATCAGGCGCCGTGGTCGGGGCGTGAGGCGACCGAAGCGGCGGGGAAGAGCTGGACCTTTCAGATCTAGGGACGAGCTTGGCGGGGGCAGGGGACGGACCAGCAGATCCGGCGAAGGAGGTAGCGACCACCTCGGAGTCAAGGCCCGGACGACCTGGCGCGGCCATGCCGCGGGGAACCTGGGAGCCAGCAGGGGCACCGGGTGAGCGGGTGGCCGGCGCCATCAGCGGCACGGAGCATGGGCTTACCTAATACATAGTTGGGATTGGGAAATTTGGTACGGGGCAACGCGACACAACAGGGACTTGGCCTTGAAGAGATCTAGGCGGTTTTTGTGAAGATTACAAATTACAGGGTTTTTCTGAAAATTAACCCGCCACCGTGTCGTCCACGTGTCCGCAGCAGAAGGTTCCAAGACCTAAAACCAATCTcccaaaattaaaatgacccagatGCTTCCCCCCctcccccctccccctccccccaccccaaCCCAACCCACCCCACCCCACTCGGCAACCCAATCCTAACTGGGGTTTTAATGGATGAAATTAGAATTGGGGTTGGAGCTGATTTGTTGTTAAAAACTCTCGCGTTTCATTCCTTACAAACCGTCCAACTAACGAGAATGGTGATGGAGGTCATAGTGTGTCGGTAATAACTTACTAGACCATAAAAGCGCGCGTTGCCGCGCCCGCCCGTCTGCGATAGAATTTTTCTATATTAGGAAAATACGAACATAGAAGTTAAAATGCATCAGTCTGAAGTACAGTTCCCCAACGTAGATAGTAAAAAAAAGAACGATTTGACAGGAAACTTCAAGTACCAAGTACAAGTAGTACAGTGTATGGCAAAAATTATACCATGCATTAAATTGGTAAATTCCAAATGACATAAGACTATAATAAAGTGAACCATGACTGAATATTATAAAGAGACTCGTCTGTTATCTTCATCTTACTTAATGACACTGTCCATTCTAATATTTCTTACTTTATATACTCAAAATTTTAATCAAATTTTTGTACGTTAGTATAAACTCATCCTCCTAAGCGAACAAAATACCAGTTACAATTGATTGTAAGTCAAAGGATTGCATGTTCATAGAACACATAGAACAACTCTTCTTCATGAAACTTTACACGCACATAAATAGGAAAATTAACTTCATTTTTTAgccaggagcatgcccttccatgAGACATTTCAACGTCCGTAGACTTTTCTTGTACAACTTGAGAGGTGCAAAAGCATTACAAACATCAAAGCTACCAAGGAGATCTCACAATTTAGGAATCATAGAAAACTGCACACATAGAGATATATATGTATATTAATTAACTAAAACAACAGGAGCATATGGATGCTGAGTACTTAAGATAATATTGTATACGACATAGATTCCATGACAAAAGAGGTTCAGATAGTAAAAACAAACTTGAATATTTTTCCAATTAATATTTACTCCACTGTCCATGAGAAATGCAATGTTAGTGTGGTTAAATAGCTCAACATGCAAATAAACAGATGTTAATTAGATGGAGATTTGCTTATTTTATTTGACATCTACGTGCCGCGCAGAACAACTCTCTGTGGTACAATCATCAATATGCCCAAGTAAGCTATTTACAAATGAACACGATATGTAGTCATGTTTGCATGCACATGGCTTCTTATATGATAGAGACAAATGCATATGTATCTGGCATAAGCAACAATACCAGAAAGTAGACAAACTGATCAGGTCAAGTGTTTGTTTGGATATTTCATTTTCCAGCGGATACATCATTTCAGTATTAGTGTATACTGTCGTATATCATCCTAGTGCATGGTTGTGCTAGCCTTTAAATTGCACATGATGTTACTGTTGTACAACCATGCAATAATAAGAACACGTTTATTCATTAGTAATGACGTGTCAATATAATTTAACAGGGAGTTACTGAAATACCAAATGTAGAAAAGTAAATCCTTGCTTGTCACGGTAGTTAGAATATACTCCCTGCCCAATGTTAATTATAAGAATCAAGTCAGCGAATACAAAACGATACAAAATATAGAAAATGTGCCTAACTAAAAAGTTTTTCTTCACAGCTTTAATATCCACCCTCTCTCGGTCCCTATAAGAAAATAAAGACTGCATTTATTTTTTTGCCAGAAACTCCTACATTGCCGGTATATATAGAAATATTTCATGTACCGGATGATAAGTTGGACAAATAAATCGAAAGGGGGGACTATTGAGTTGTTTCTAAGCTTACCTTGCTAATAACTTCATATAAGGAGTCTTTATCACAGATACGTTTCTCATCAGGTCAGATTTGAGAATGATCTGGAATAGCAACATTAGTGCACACAAAGAGATGAGAAGATCAGTTATAAGTCAAAGTTTATGCCTAATACAACATATGTAATCTTCCTAACACAAACGTGTAGAAGTTGTGCCAGTAACATAATGACCAAAATATGCTGTATATCTTTGCCGAAGAAGTCAAATATGTAACCTTGCTATTACAATTGTGAAAATTTTGCGTAGTAAGATAATGACTAAAATATGCTATAAATTTATAGTAGAACAAAATTGATCACATAACTTGACAGGATACTAATATACTATGAAGATTAGTGGACAGGGATAGGTTAGACATTCCTTTTAACAATGTATAAAAGTGAAGTTTACCTGGATGTACCTGAATCCTTCTTCCCGCTTAATTTGGCTGAATGTTGGTTGTTAGAAGATCATTTGCTTTGAGTTTAATCTGCAGCCAAGGAAGCGACACATATATTCTGCTGCATAAGAGAGTTAGGTAGGTGCATACCTACCAAAATTGATTCAGTTGATCGTATTGTCATCTACGGATCAACCTTCTCAGGTGCAGGTTCTGGTGTTAATGTCTCACATATGCACAAATGCATTGCACACTTACACTCCATGATGGTGGCCGCACTTCAAACAACTGAATTTTAGTGGGCGACGAAGCATCATCTTTATCCAAATATGGTCCTAAAAAGGAGTCTGTACCACTCGGAACACTCCTAGGCAAAACTTGCATTATCAACACCTCTGACACAGGTAAATATTTAgctactttttttttcttttacgaTACCAGACATAACTGAATACACAATCAGGTTACAAAAGCAGGCTAGCCACCTGAACGATTTGTCGAAGCACTCATAGTATACCTTGGTTTTCGTGTATGTTCCTGAGGTAGGGCCTGGAACCAGCAGAGTAAAGATTTTTTTAATAAACATAGCTAGAGCATAAATGATCCCTACATACAAATCTTTTCCGCTTGGGTTTCACAGCAACCAGAGGAAGAAGTATATCAACTCAGGTAAGAGACGACAGGATGCCTAAGCGGAGGTGGGACATGGAGAAGTTGCAGTATGTTTCACTCCTGGAATAGCGGCGACATCTAGAGATCATGATCCCGATTGGATAAGGGAAAGCTGTACCTGCAGAGAAAAAGGACAGCCAGAGTTGAGGGAACGTAGAAGCTCATCCGCCGTTCGTCTTGGGCGACACAGCACCAGCAGACGCCGGTGCGTTTTCGTCCGGGTGCGCACCGCCGCTCGATGTAGCGCTGGGCGGCGCACTATGGTTCACTCCCGTGGACTACTACCTCTTCACATCTCCCTTCCACATCTCAGTTGGCATCACGTCCAGGTTTCTCCCTGTCCCGAGATCGGGAGGGGATTGCAGGAGACTGCGTGGTCGGTGGTCGTGTGGGCGGAGAGGTGAGGAACGGAGGAGAGAAGAGAATTAGACACATGGATTGCACAGAATGGGCCTCAATCACACACTTGGTGGGCCAATCTAGCCCGATTAATCACAGGACACCGAGCTCGGCCTGCGGAGTAGCAGCCCATCAACGGCAGGCTGACCCACTCGACGGGAATGGATGGGGAAAATTGTTCCAGCGGCCTTTTGGTGACGTTTGGGCAATCTGGAGCGTTCAAGAGCAGAATCTGACGGTGGAGAACGCCAAATCGTTGTAGGAGGGCGTGGGTGGTTCCATTTTACTGTTACTCAATGTGTGTTTGCAAGAACTGTTTTGTGATGAACTTATGTGTGTGCCACTGCACTTGGTACGTAGTACTACCTTGAACCTTGATATGTAATGTTCCGGTACATCTTATGTGCAATTACGTGAGTTGATATGTAGTATTATTGCATTTTCCCAGGACAAATATCAGTGGTCCCTTTTTAAAAAGTAATTATAAATTATTCTAAAttttagaaaaatctaaaaataaatTATGATGCAGCCAGCCCACAATCGTGTAAACTTTCAACTGGAAATACTGTGTATTTTGGGCTGCACAAAATAATAAATGTGTGGATCTGAATTAGGGGTTCAATCCATCTATCTTCACCAGTTCGCGGACTGTGGATAGCGGAAAGAGGTTAGGGGTTTTGCCTCCGTGATGGCAGCAGACGCTGGCAGGCGGCTGGACGTGGCCAACCTCCTTTCCTTCGGCGACGACGTCGTCGGGGTGCTCCTCGATAGTAAGGATGGTGAATCCCTCGCGCAGGCTTACGACGGGGCGCGGATGCTGCGATCCGCCTGCCACTCCGAGTCCGGGGACCTCAAGCTCCAGGTGAAAGGTCCGTTTCTCTCCGTCCTCGTCGAGATTTGGTTTCATGTCGTTTTTGGAACCCCTCGTGTGGTGGAAGGGATTACTCAAGTTCAGTACGGAAAATTTAGAGTAATGTATTCAATCCCACCAGTAATTCGAGTTTGTGTGGTTCAAAATCTTGCATAAAAGGGTTAATTTTAGAACAAAAAAAAAAGCATGTCACAACTTATGAGCAGAGTTAATAAGTCTTCTAGTGCATTCCAACACCTGCATACCTAAGGAGTTATTTCTGAAAAAATTACAGAAGTTGTGTTGCAACAAACTTAATGATTGGCTGTTTGGATGTTGAACAATACAAATGACATGCTGCTTTTGGACAACAGAGTATCAGGATAAAATCAACTCATGTAAGGAAAAGTTAGACAAAGCAAAATCTGAAGCAGTTACGGATGAAGAACTGAGGGCACTGCGAAATGAGATGAAAGGGAAACTCCAGAGCGAGCAACAGCTTCGCCAAGACTTAAGATAAGTTCTTACTTCAGCGTCTGTAACTCCCTGTCGTATGAAGTGTGACATTAAGTTGGATTGCTAATTAATACAGTTTATGTTGTCAACACGGCAGTAAGTGATGAGCTTGATAACCTAGACCTTCAAAGGGCTTCAACAGAAGAAAGGAAGAATGCTGTCAAGAAGAAGGAGAAAGGCATGCTAAAGGCACAGTAAGTCGAGATTTGTTATCTCTGTGACTGAGTAGATGCAAGTACATTTTCCTTTCGTAACTGCACACATTACCATCAATAAGAAAAAAATTGATGATGAAACTGAGATTAGAAAATCTCATCTGGGCAAACTGGTTGTATTGTATAACTAGCAGCACCATTACATAGTCCATTGCAATAGCAAGTTTGGTGTAGCAGTGGGGTTGATGTTCGTCATGTTAAATCGGTTTCTGTAGTTTGTGAGTAAATTTCGAATTTGGATAATGCTATCGCTGCCGTATCGTTCCTCTTACGTATTTTGACATTATACTGCTACTGGTGCCTTATctttcttgagcaaagtttggtGATGTTTTAAACACCATGTGAAATTTAGATGAATGGTGCCTCCTAATTCACTATGATACTATTAGATTTGGCACTGTTGCTTGTACTGGTTGTCCTGTTTCTCTGTTAAATTGACGCCACATGTTTGTGCAGAAGTATGCTTTCTATGTGTGTTTCGGTTACAAATATCATGCCAAATTTTGAAGATCAAGATAAGATTTCTGGATGTATCCTTTCAATATGTTAGTGTTTTACCCTCTTTTATCTAGTCAAGGACATCAGTTTCTACCTATGCACAACAGATAAACTACAATTCTGCCTTTTCTCTTCGGACTTCACAATTGCTTTTATGTTGCAGCAAACAAAAACTTGTATCGAATCCTTAGCATTTGTCAGATACTGTTGACAAGAACATGGAGAAGCTGGAGAAGTTCGAATTTGAGAAGACAATGTCACCAGTTGAGATCTGCGACAAGTTTTGGAAAATGATTTAGGGCCTGCTACCTGCAGATCATACTCATTGTACATTAGCAGAAATTGATTTTTGCACTGTTCTGCAAGGTAATAGCCTACCAATGTGAAGAATGCAACTCATCCAGTTGCTTCATATGACCTAGTTGTATGGCAATCTGCTCTTCATATGTTGGCAAATAGACTAGCCCAGGTTTGTTCTCGATCTAGATATGATTTTCTGCTTTGGTATTTCACTGAATTAGTTGAGAAGTCAAATCTCACTTATAGCACTTGCTACCCTGTGTTGTACCTCTTAGCTCTCTACAATGTTTATAAATGAGTAAAATACACGACGCTATCCAAACTCGGCAGCCTTGCCCGCCTCCATCACCGTACTGAGGGATACGCATTCTACGGTAATTAAATATGGTTACAAGGCCCATCTACGGTCACTGGTGCTGCGTAGAGCATCGTATTCGCTGACGTGGCAAATTATGGCCCCAAATGTCAGGTCCCAAATGGGTTCAACCACGCAATATTTGTAAAAATTCCCCCAAACCAACTAGTCTTTCTCACTACAGGTCCTTCCTCAATTCCCCATCACCAAAACAAAATTGGAATTAGTCTCCTGAGTTTCACTGCCTCCGGCCACGCCTCTACCTGCTACCGAGTTCCACCACCGCCGGCCACACATGGTCCAGTGCGCCTTCTCTGTCGCCGTCGTCTCCTCCATCACCGACATGTACCGTTTCCCTCGGATGGCACCTGGACGTGTGGCCGTTCGTCATGTCTATGGTCATCGTCGACCCGCCGGAGCTGGACCTTGGCCATCGCACCCTGGAGCTGAGGCACTCGTAGCGCCCGGGCACCTCGTGCCCGCAGGTGTGCGCGCCTGGCGAGCCTCCCCGGCCACGGAGTTCGTCCTACACGTCCCCGGAGACGCGCCGCCGGCTGTGCCCCCGACTGGATTCGCGGCGGATTCCCATCCCCAAACTGTGCATGACCAGGGCGCGTCGGGAGACCAAGCCCGCGTGTCCGGGACTACCTTCCCCTCGCACCACACCTCCTTCCTCGCCTCTCGCCGCGGCCGGTACGCAGGGTTGCCGAGCGCATAAGATCGAGCTCGCCCATCGATGACCGGAGCAGGGGCAGCCGGATttgtctaagagcatctccagtcgcgtccccaaagggatttgggacgccgccggaccaaaaaaccgttccagccgcgtcccccaaagcccatttttgtctgtcacgccccgatacggtgtccggcgccccgagcccgtccccgtcccacaggggacgcaccggggacgccagacacaccgaaaagcgaggcggggagtggcggggccgactcaTCAGCGacacaataaattttaacctaaccgtcgcctacctcgcgacggaagttactggcgcgcagcgacggtgcagttcccgcagcgacg
It includes:
- the LOC127294900 gene encoding kinetochore protein SPC24 homolog; translated protein: MAADAGRRLDVANLLSFGDDVVGVLLDSKDGESLAQAYDGARMLRSACHSESGDLKLQVKEYQDKINSCKEKLDKAKSEAVTDEELRALRNEMKGKLQSEQQLRQDLRAVSDELDNLDLQRASTEERKNAVKKKEKGMLKAQSMLSMCVSVTNIMPNFEDQDKISGYTVDKNMEKLEKFEFEKTMSPVEICDKFWKMI